CAACCCGTCGCGGAATGCGGTTTCGAGCGTGTCCCAGTGGCGCAGGCGCGCCGCGCGGTCATGCGAAAGACGGATGTAGCCTTCCACCGGCTCGGCGTGCCGATCCACCATCACATCAATGGTGTCGCCCGGTTGGACGGAGCAAGTGCCGTCGGGCAGTTGAAACTGCTCGATGGGAACCAGACCCTCGCTCTTGTATCCGACATCGACGATCACGTCGCGGTCGGTGACCGAAAGAACGGTGCCTTGCAGAACCTCCCCGTCGGCGGGTGGAGCAAAGTGCGACGGGAAGTCATCGAGCATTTGCTCGAGTTCTTCGGCGTCCATCACCTGTTCGGTGTAGTCGGAGGGCGGCAGGTCGGCGGGCGGATAGCCCGGTTTGACATCATCATGGCTCGACATAGGATCGAGTCTCCCAGCACCAATCCAGGGCGAAACAACAGGCACAAATGGACCACAACTGCTTGATAGATTGGTACTTCAGAACTATACCGGAGGCTTCAGCCGAAGTCAACCGGGGGGGGCCGCCATCTCGACCCGCGCCGCGCCGGTTATAATAGCAGACACGGATGGAGAGAGACCTCAGAGCAATTTCCAAAGAAAACGGTTGCACTTGTTTGGTGATCTGACTGACCGCCGGACCGCCTTGACCGGACTTGCTTCCTTCCTACTGCCGAAGGAACTGCCGAAAATCTCGCCCATCGGCGAGCCCCGCGACGCGTCCGCCTTCACAGTCACCGGCACGCAACAGGCGCTGATCCGCCTCGGGTACCTGCCCTTCGGCTTCGACAGCGGCGTGTTCGACTCCACCACCACGCGCGCCCTGCAGCGCTTTCAACGTCACGCCCGCCGGCCTTACCGGATGTCCGCGCTAACCGGACTGCCGGAAGACGTGGAGCCCGACGAGTGTTTCGCCGGAGCCTGCGACGCGCGAATCGACACCGCCACTACCGTCGAACTACGCCGTTGGATCGGACGGGCCTGGCAGCTTCCGATCGGACGCTTTCGCCTCGCGCCGATTCCTCCGGGACGCACCCGCCTCACGCGCCGCGCTTTGCTTCGCGAAGATGTGCTCGCCGCCTGGCTGGCGGTTTTGGCGGAAGCGCGACAGCGCGGCGCCACCGTCGACGGACCGTACGGAGACACGTGGCGTCCGCTCGGGTTCCATCGCAAGGACGGCACAAGTCCCCGCAGTTTCCACATCGCAGGCCGCGCCATCGATCTCAACCAACGGCTGGCCCACACCCCCGCGCAGCGGTACTTCCCGTTGCCTCGGCGGCACGGGGACGCGGTGCGCTTCCAGGTGCTGTGCCGCGCCGCCCGCCAGGATGGATCCCAGGGGCGATACTACTGCGCCGGCTCCGAAGAATCGTGGCGCTTCGGCGCCAGCGGATACCCGATCCCCGGCGGCTGGTACGTCGACCTCACGGCGCTACTCCACGAGGGCGGCTTCGAGGGCATCGTGGCGCAGCCGGGCTGGGAATCGAGCTACCTGCGCAGCGAATGGTGGCACTTCCAGTACCGCCACCAGAAGCAGGACACGTTCCTCGACGAATGCGAGCTCGTCGGGATCGGCGAAGAACAACTGCTCCGTGCCGGCTATGCAATCGCCGACATGGACGGCCAGCCGGGCTGACAACCGCCCCTCCTTGCACCGTCCTCAACTCGTGGCCGGACTATTCCGCCGATGACGCGGTTTGGTTTGCCACGCCGATACCCGCTTTGCTTCTTCCATCGCGTGTCTCGCGCCCTCGGCCCGAGCCGGTCTCACTACCGTCGACCTCACGAGCCTGCCGCCCGTGCCCGTTGGCCACCCAATTGAAGAACGCGATCAAGTGTCGAACACAACGGGTCGGTCACAAGTGATCGTGAGTTCTTCGTCCCCGCGGCGGCGCTTCCCGGCGACGTCCTCGCGCTGTTCGCACACATGAGCGCAACCCGGCGCCTTTTCCGTGCGCCTTCGTCAAAGCTGGGGTGATGCGCCTCCCACACTGGATCCTTGCGGCGATCATCGCCACGGCCCCGCTGAGCGCCGCGCCGGTCCTTGTCGGGCCGGAGACTCGCGTGGAATCGATCGAGGTTCAGGGCTTGGGGCCGGCGCTCGAAGCAATCGTGAAGCAGCGCCTGCCGGTTCATGCAGGTGATACGCTCACCGTCGAAATGCGGCATCGGCTCGCAGAGGTCCTCGCGGCGGCCGGCAAGGATCTCGGACGGTCCCTCACATTCACCTACGCCCCAGGGAAGAAGCTCGGCGCTGTGAAGCTGAGAATCAGCGACGTCTGCTAGACGTCAGGAACTACCGGCCGCAATGCTGCGCCCGTTCCTCGAGCGCCTTCGGCATCCACTCCTCCAACTGCCGGATTCGCGTCTCGTGGCTCGGGTGCGTCGACATCCATTCCGATGGCCCGCGGCCGCCGCTCGCCGCCCCCATGCGCTCCCACAACCGCGGCGCTTCGCGCGGATCGAAGCATGCCCGCGCCGCGTAGATCAGGCCCATGTAGTCGGCCTCGGACTCGTGTTCGCGCGAGAATGGCAGGAGCAGCCCGAACTGCGCGCCGACTCCCAGCGCTCCCATCACCGCCCGCTGCGCCGTCGGATCCATGTCGCTCAACGCGACGCCGGTAGCCAGCGTGCCGATCTGCACCAGTTTCTGGTGCGCCATCCGTTCCGCGCCGTGCCGGGCGATGGCGTGCGCGATCTCATGCCCCATCACCGCCGCGAGCGCATTCTCGTTCTGCGCCACCGGCAGGATCCCCGTATAGACGGCCACCTTGCCTCCCGGCAGACAGAAGGCATTCACCTGGTCGTCCTGAATGACGTTGAACTCCCACTCAAACCCCGGGTCGTCGGCGACCTTGGCAAGGCGCTGACCGATCGAGCGGACCATGTCCACTTCCCTGCCCGACCGCATCACGGCCGATTCGCGCAGAATCTGCTGGTAGGACTGGTAGCCGAGTGCGGCCTCCTGCTGGCGGTCCATATCCACGAGCTGGCTGCGTCCCGTCAGCGGCACCGTTTCCTGATTGCTGAAGTAGTAATACGCGAAGTACAACCCGAACAGCAGCAGTGGCAAGAGCTTCAATCCGCCGCGTCGGCGCGCACCGTATTGGGGTCCCATAACACTGGGAGCATAGCATAGCGGAGTCGCGCCGGAGTGCGATAAAGTTCCCCTATGCGCAGCGTTCTCGGGGTGCTGTTGATCGCAGCCGGTTTCCACGGTGAGGCCGCCGATTGGGCTCGGTTTCGCGGCCCCAACGGCGCCGGCGTCGCCGACGGTCTGCCGCTGCCCGGCAACATCGGCGAGGGAATCAACGTAGCCTGGAAAGTGCCCGTGCCGATGGGTAAGTCCTCGCCCGTTCTCACTCGCGACCGCATCTTTCTCACCGGGCATCGCGAGGGCAAACTCGAAACCTTCGCGCTCGCTCGCGCCACCGGAAAACTGCTCTGGCGGCGGGAAGCGCCCGGCCACCGCGAAGAGAAACGGAACAAGCTCAACGACCCCGCCGCCCCCACCGCCGTCACCGACGGTGAGAGCGTCTACGTCTTCTTCGCCGGCTTCGGGCTTGTCTCCTACTCCAAGGACGGCGAGGAGCGATGGCGTCTCCCGCTCGGCCCGTTCACCAACTTTCACGGAATGGGCGCGTCCCCGATGCTCGCCGGCGGCCGGCTGATCATGATCTGCGATCAGGATCAGGAAGCCTTTCTCCTCGCCGTGGACCCGGCCACCGGCAAGACCGCGTGGAAGGTGGAACGGCCGGAGATGGTCCACAGCTTCTCTACTCCCGTCGCCTGGCGCGACACCGAGGGGCGCACTCAAGTGATCGTGCCCGGGTCCTACCAGATGACGAGCTACGACGCGGCCACCGGCAGGCTGATCTGGAAACTGCATGGGCTCACCTACCAGGTGAAGTCCGTCCCGGTGGTCGACGGCGATCGGCTGTACTTCAACGGCTGGGCGCCCGGGGGCGAGCCGAGCGAA
This DNA window, taken from Bryobacteraceae bacterium, encodes the following:
- a CDS encoding peptidoglycan-binding domain-containing protein; translation: MTGLASFLLPKELPKISPIGEPRDASAFTVTGTQQALIRLGYLPFGFDSGVFDSTTTRALQRFQRHARRPYRMSALTGLPEDVEPDECFAGACDARIDTATTVELRRWIGRAWQLPIGRFRLAPIPPGRTRLTRRALLREDVLAAWLAVLAEARQRGATVDGPYGDTWRPLGFHRKDGTSPRSFHIAGRAIDLNQRLAHTPAQRYFPLPRRHGDAVRFQVLCRAARQDGSQGRYYCAGSEESWRFGASGYPIPGGWYVDLTALLHEGGFEGIVAQPGWESSYLRSEWWHFQYRHQKQDTFLDECELVGIGEEQLLRAGYAIADMDGQPG
- a CDS encoding M48 family metallopeptidase, coding for MKLLPLLLFGLYFAYYYFSNQETVPLTGRSQLVDMDRQQEAALGYQSYQQILRESAVMRSGREVDMVRSIGQRLAKVADDPGFEWEFNVIQDDQVNAFCLPGGKVAVYTGILPVAQNENALAAVMGHEIAHAIARHGAERMAHQKLVQIGTLATGVALSDMDPTAQRAVMGALGVGAQFGLLLPFSREHESEADYMGLIYAARACFDPREAPRLWERMGAASGGRGPSEWMSTHPSHETRIRQLEEWMPKALEERAQHCGR
- a CDS encoding PQQ-binding-like beta-propeller repeat protein; protein product: MRSVLGVLLIAAGFHGEAADWARFRGPNGAGVADGLPLPGNIGEGINVAWKVPVPMGKSSPVLTRDRIFLTGHREGKLETFALARATGKLLWRREAPGHREEKRNKLNDPAAPTAVTDGESVYVFFAGFGLVSYSKDGEERWRLPLGPFTNFHGMGASPMLAGGRLIMICDQDQEAFLLAVDPATGKTAWKVERPEMVHSFSTPVAWRDTEGRTQVIVPGSYQMTSYDAATGRLIWKLHGLTYQVKSVPVVDGDRLYFNGWAPGGEPSERIELPDFATMLRDHDADKDGKLSTAEVPKNWRPGSWDMQDLDKDGLLDAKDWQYYRMRRTSSNSTMAIRLGGEGDVTATHLLWRYQKSLPDVPAVLLYRGVLYLIRNGGILQALDPQGGKLLYQGRLEGALDEYYASPVAGDGKVYFLSRNGSVTVLKAGAPFEALSKGELDGETFATPAIGDGHIYVRTSSSLYDFAAR